In Methanosarcina siciliae T4/M, one genomic interval encodes:
- a CDS encoding methyltransferase family protein, translating to MNITNKSTSALKMKTLFGFVRLIVMLGICLFGPAWSFDFWQAWVYLIVFYGSVVMITIYLWKKDPKLLERRVERGPGAEKEKTQKIIQLFLLILFCAILIIPSFDHRFGWSDVPVYIVIAGDMLVVLGYFLIFLVFRENPFAAATIQVSADQKVITTGPYSIVRHPMYAAGLIMFSGTPPALGSWWGLLILVPIMLVIIWRLLEEEKFLSENLPGYKEYCQKVRYRLIPLLW from the coding sequence ATGAATATCACTAACAAAAGTACTTCCGCTCTGAAAATGAAAACTCTATTTGGCTTCGTGCGGCTTATTGTCATGTTAGGGATATGTCTTTTTGGCCCTGCGTGGTCATTTGATTTCTGGCAGGCATGGGTTTATTTGATTGTTTTCTACGGGTCAGTAGTGATGATAACTATTTATTTGTGGAAAAAAGACCCGAAACTTCTGGAACGCCGGGTTGAAAGGGGGCCAGGGGCAGAGAAAGAAAAGACTCAGAAGATTATACAACTATTTCTTTTAATTTTGTTTTGTGCTATTCTCATTATTCCCTCATTTGACCACCGTTTCGGGTGGTCGGATGTTCCGGTTTATATTGTTATTGCAGGAGATATGCTTGTAGTCCTGGGATATTTTCTCATTTTTCTGGTTTTCAGAGAAAACCCCTTTGCTGCTGCTACCATTCAAGTATCTGCAGACCAGAAAGTAATAACCACAGGGCCTTATAGCATAGTCCGCCATCCTATGTATGCAGCTGGTCTCATCATGTTTTCAGGTACTCCTCCTGCGCTTGGTTCGTGGTGGGGACTGCTTATACTCGTACCCATTATGCTGGTTATCATCTGGAGACTTCTTGAGGAAGAAAAGTTTCTATCCGAAAATCTGCCGGGTTATAAAGAATACTGTCAAAAAGTTCGTTACAGACTGATTCCGTTATTGTGGTAG
- a CDS encoding NosD domain-containing protein, with protein sequence MLGPAVTQAGAAVIIVDDSGGGNYSSIQKAVDNAQNGDTILVSPGVYQENIIVDKELTIISHSTLSGDQTNRILIIGTVPNNDVFSVNSNSVTIDGFHILGYQSGTDGSGAGIHLEGVQDCSLSNNTLIFNGQGILLNDSQGNYLDSNFINLGDCGITLGGSEDNILSNNIVVTNKQGISLHNSVNNTLVNNTADSNTIGFFLGMAHGNKLAYNHILNNEYGIFGQAAEHNTLVDNGLYLNGIGVCFNESSDNALYRNEFINLLNAVDKGNNLWNSSSEGNFWNDHSGKDTDGNGIADTPYLINRTTGSMDYMPEVNETLSNNNSENTSEKINALISLLNKGYSISSRNQEKGAVVEITRLEQINTSLQEGPVFLRIGAEWCSLCRAMSSTVNELASEYGETATIILIDADRNPDLKTYFGVGHIPDFSVIVGVENGEYVYMKSDGNVSKNRDQARLVGIMDKEVLEKVLDLALLHERQVKSG encoded by the coding sequence ATGCTTGGGCCAGCCGTTACTCAAGCAGGTGCTGCAGTTATCATCGTAGACGATAGTGGAGGAGGAAATTATAGTTCGATCCAAAAAGCTGTCGATAATGCACAAAATGGGGATACGATCCTTGTAAGCCCTGGAGTATATCAAGAAAATATAATAGTGGATAAAGAGCTCACAATTATTTCGCATTCCACTCTCTCGGGAGATCAGACAAATCGTATCCTTATCATAGGTACTGTCCCGAATAATGACGTTTTTTCTGTTAACTCCAACAGTGTGACAATAGACGGTTTCCATATCTTAGGGTATCAGTCGGGAACGGATGGGTCAGGAGCCGGGATTCACCTTGAAGGAGTGCAGGACTGTTCGTTAAGTAACAATACACTGATATTCAATGGCCAAGGCATTTTACTCAACGATTCCCAGGGTAACTATCTTGACAGCAATTTTATAAACCTTGGAGATTGCGGAATCACTCTTGGCGGCTCTGAAGATAATATACTTTCGAATAACATTGTGGTAACAAATAAGCAGGGAATTTCGCTGCACAATTCCGTTAATAACACCCTTGTTAATAACACCGCAGACTCAAACACGATAGGATTTTTCCTGGGAATGGCTCACGGGAATAAGCTTGCCTATAACCACATTTTGAATAACGAATACGGGATTTTTGGTCAGGCGGCAGAGCACAATACTCTGGTCGATAACGGCCTGTACCTGAACGGTATCGGAGTATGCTTTAACGAGTCATCTGACAACGCACTCTACAGAAATGAATTTATTAACCTTCTTAATGCAGTTGACAAAGGAAATAACCTATGGAACAGCAGTTCGGAAGGTAATTTCTGGAATGACCATAGCGGAAAAGACACTGATGGAAATGGCATAGCAGATACTCCGTATCTGATCAACCGGACAACCGGAAGCATGGATTACATGCCTGAGGTAAACGAGACTTTATCAAACAACAATTCTGAAAACACTAGCGAGAAAATTAATGCCTTAATATCTCTGTTAAATAAAGGTTACTCCATAAGCTCCAGGAATCAGGAAAAAGGTGCTGTTGTAGAAATAACCCGGCTGGAGCAGATAAACACATCCCTTCAGGAAGGTCCGGTTTTTTTGAGAATCGGAGCCGAATGGTGCTCTTTATGCAGGGCTATGAGTTCTACCGTTAATGAACTGGCGTCAGAGTACGGGGAAACAGCAACAATCATATTAATAGATGCGGATCGAAACCCTGACCTTAAAACCTATTTCGGAGTAGGCCATATTCCTGATTTCTCCGTAATTGTGGGCGTCGAAAACGGAGAATATGTTTATATGAAAAGCGACGGGAATGTCAGTAAGAACAGAGACCAGGCCAGGTTAGTCGGAATAATGGATAAAGAAGTGCTTGAAAAAGTTCTGGACCTCGCCCTTCTCCATGAAAGGCAAGTCAAATCCGGGTAA
- a CDS encoding phosphoenolpyruvate synthase has translation MNVYVMHFNEVDRRNLPEVGGKGANLGEMSKAGFPVSPGFCVTTSGYRDFIAESGEMDELLDLLARLKPNQTDEINRLGQRIRDHLLTVPIPRTIKSSIIDAWKMAGEEQAYAVRSSATAEDLPTASFAGQQETYLNVRGADQLLQAVRKCWISLFTDRAILYRMKNGFDHRSVYLSIVVQQMVFPDVSGLMFTADPVTGHRNIISIDASFGLGEALVSGIVSADSYQVLKGRIVKKQIAEKKKAIYPAAEGGTKIKELAPELQNKQALSDEKILELARLGQKIEKHYCPERGIEQLPERGPEMCPGRGIEQCLEQDIEWCLAGDKFYILQSRPITSLYPVPEIHDNKLHIFFSFAHLQMMMDAMKPMGISVFQGVFPLGKDTTAFPYSVIVEAGDRLFFNVTLLLYSKFLRRYFTWKITILDELMGNALAKIVASETFQQEAKANKGTTKQLFKLFKPMLPLYLKGIPIIISNLFFLDPSGIIERAQAPTEQTINKYRNNIMQVSGAERVKRVRESMENLLQELNDNMMYVPMPFIVLLVASRLTGRWLGEDLDVDTLSKSQPGNVTGEMGLMIGDLADTARGYPEVADYLERSEDSTFYQGLSKVEGGDAFGTELKRFMELYGMRCPGEIDISNIRWREAPTLLVPSIINHMKSNAPGEHRERFIQGQKEAQEYVHKLLERIRNTPAGRLKTGLMSRLLSIYRNSIGLREFPKYVIIRFFDIYRQAILAEARPLHERGILERDEDVFYLYLDELIALMENRFGENVSHLTDSRKRAHEQYQKMAPPRVMTSEGEVITGMRSDVEAPKGALIGTPVSTGVAEGYVKVVFKPEEAKLNKGDILVAPFTDPGWTPLFYSAQALVVEIGGMMTHGSVVAREYGIPAVVGIENVTKILKDGQYVRVDGTRGFVQVLERDI, from the coding sequence ATGAACGTTTATGTGATGCACTTTAATGAAGTCGATAGAAGGAATTTGCCTGAAGTAGGGGGAAAAGGTGCCAATCTGGGAGAAATGAGCAAGGCAGGTTTTCCTGTTTCTCCGGGATTTTGCGTTACAACATCGGGCTACCGTGACTTTATCGCAGAAAGCGGTGAGATGGACGAATTGCTGGACTTGCTTGCCCGGTTGAAACCGAACCAAACGGATGAAATTAACAGGCTGGGACAGCGGATCAGGGACCACTTGCTAACCGTCCCCATACCCCGTACAATCAAATCGTCAATCATTGATGCATGGAAAATGGCGGGAGAAGAACAGGCATATGCCGTTCGGTCAAGCGCCACAGCCGAAGATTTACCTACTGCTTCTTTTGCCGGTCAGCAGGAGACCTATTTGAATGTAAGGGGAGCGGATCAATTGCTGCAGGCCGTGCGGAAGTGCTGGATTTCGCTGTTTACCGACAGGGCAATTCTTTACCGCATGAAAAACGGATTCGATCACCGTTCGGTGTATTTGTCCATAGTGGTGCAACAAATGGTATTTCCGGATGTTTCCGGGCTTATGTTTACCGCGGATCCCGTTACAGGGCACAGGAATATTATTTCTATTGATGCCAGCTTCGGTTTGGGGGAAGCGCTGGTCTCAGGAATTGTTTCCGCTGACTCTTATCAGGTCCTCAAGGGTCGGATTGTTAAAAAGCAAATTGCAGAAAAGAAGAAAGCTATTTACCCGGCTGCAGAAGGGGGGACGAAGATTAAGGAACTTGCTCCCGAACTGCAAAACAAACAGGCTCTCTCTGATGAAAAAATTCTGGAGCTGGCCCGGCTCGGTCAAAAGATAGAAAAACACTACTGTCCTGAACGTGGTATTGAACAGCTTCCTGAACGTGGTCCTGAAATGTGTCCGGGACGTGGTATTGAACAGTGTCTGGAACAGGATATCGAATGGTGTCTGGCAGGTGATAAGTTCTATATCTTACAAAGCCGTCCTATTACCTCTCTTTATCCCGTCCCCGAAATCCATGACAATAAACTTCACATCTTTTTTTCTTTTGCCCACCTGCAGATGATGATGGATGCCATGAAACCCATGGGGATTTCTGTTTTTCAGGGAGTATTTCCCTTAGGGAAGGATACGACGGCCTTTCCCTATTCAGTAATAGTGGAGGCCGGAGACAGGCTTTTTTTCAATGTCACCCTTCTTTTGTACAGTAAGTTTCTTCGGCGATATTTTACCTGGAAAATTACCATTCTGGACGAATTGATGGGAAATGCCCTGGCAAAAATAGTGGCAAGTGAGACCTTTCAACAGGAAGCTAAAGCAAACAAAGGCACAACAAAGCAGCTGTTTAAATTATTCAAACCAATGCTTCCGCTTTATCTAAAGGGTATCCCGATCATTATTAGCAATTTGTTTTTCCTGGACCCTTCAGGTATTATTGAGCGGGCCCAAGCTCCTACGGAACAGACCATTAATAAGTACAGGAACAACATTATGCAGGTGTCAGGGGCAGAACGGGTCAAAAGGGTCCGGGAAAGTATGGAGAACTTACTGCAAGAACTAAATGACAACATGATGTACGTACCCATGCCATTCATCGTCCTGCTCGTGGCCAGCCGCCTGACCGGAAGGTGGTTGGGTGAGGACCTGGACGTTGATACGCTGAGTAAATCCCAGCCTGGCAACGTAACCGGTGAGATGGGGTTAATGATCGGGGATCTGGCCGATACGGCACGGGGATATCCTGAAGTGGCAGATTATCTGGAAAGATCGGAGGACAGCACTTTCTATCAGGGGCTAAGTAAAGTAGAGGGAGGAGATGCATTCGGGACCGAACTGAAAAGGTTCATGGAACTGTACGGCATGCGCTGCCCGGGCGAAATCGATATCTCAAACATTAGATGGCGAGAAGCCCCTACATTGCTTGTTCCCTCAATTATAAACCACATGAAAAGCAACGCTCCGGGTGAACACCGGGAACGGTTCATCCAGGGCCAGAAAGAAGCTCAGGAATATGTGCACAAACTTCTGGAACGCATTCGCAATACTCCTGCCGGAAGGCTCAAAACAGGTCTTATGTCAAGACTCCTTTCCATTTACCGAAATTCCATAGGCTTACGAGAGTTTCCCAAGTATGTCATTATTCGATTTTTTGACATCTATCGGCAGGCTATCCTGGCAGAGGCGCGACCTTTGCATGAAAGAGGGATCCTGGAGAGGGATGAAGATGTATTTTATCTCTATCTGGATGAGCTGATTGCATTGATGGAAAACCGTTTTGGTGAAAATGTGAGCCACCTTACAGATTCCCGTAAGAGGGCCCACGAACAATATCAGAAGATGGCTCCTCCCCGTGTTATGACCAGTGAAGGGGAAGTTATTACGGGGATGAGGAGTGATGTTGAGGCTCCGAAAGGCGCTTTAATCGGTACTCCTGTCTCTACCGGCGTTGCGGAAGGATATGTAAAGGTTGTTTTCAAACCCGAAGAAGCGAAGCTGAACAAAGGAGATATTTTGGTTGCGCCATTTACCGATCCGGGCTGGACTCCCCTGTTTTATTCCGCTCAAGCCCTGGTAGTTGAAATCGGCGGTATGATGACACACGGCTCGGTCGTCGCGCGGGAGTATGGTATTCCTGCCGTTGTCGGCATAGAAAACGTAACCAAAATATTAAAAGACGGCCAGTATGTCCGTGTTGACGGTACAAGGGGCTTTGTACAGGTTCTGGAGAGAGATATCTAA
- a CDS encoding IS1096 element passenger TnpR family protein produces the protein MPSGKKNKAPDEGARGKTPSKLYTFIVYLIQGPMGSEFDGKTISRTIQIRGNQTLEALHEAIFKAFDRFDEHLYEFLLGVGPDDRSAVYSLPADFGFPDLEEKIAGDVRTTTIDSLGLEVGLAFGYRFDFGDDWLHQIDVIAIEDYSGKGKYPKIETKVGKSPPQYPDQDDE, from the coding sequence ATGCCTTCAGGAAAGAAAAATAAGGCTCCAGATGAAGGCGCCAGAGGCAAAACTCCTTCTAAACTGTATACCTTCATCGTTTACCTGATTCAGGGACCTATGGGTAGCGAGTTTGACGGAAAAACTATTTCCCGCACCATCCAGATCCGGGGGAATCAGACTTTAGAGGCTCTTCACGAAGCCATTTTCAAGGCTTTCGACCGCTTTGATGAACATCTCTATGAATTTTTGCTTGGTGTGGGGCCTGATGACAGGTCTGCTGTTTACTCCCTGCCAGCGGACTTTGGGTTCCCGGACCTGGAAGAGAAAATTGCAGGAGACGTCCGCACCACAACTATTGATTCGCTGGGCCTGGAAGTGGGCCTGGCTTTCGGCTACCGTTTCGATTTCGGAGATGACTGGCTTCATCAGATAGACGTCATAGCAATTGAAGATTATTCTGGAAAAGGAAAATATCCGAAGATTGAGACGAAAGTGGGAAAAAGTCCTCCACAGTACCCTGATCAGGACGATGAATAA
- a CDS encoding restriction endonuclease subunit S: MEKDQLSKYILNEGDIVFARTGATTGKSFLVKNPPLAVFASYLIRLKILDLDKLAPEFLFLFFQTKTYWDKIETGLSGSAQGGFNATKLADISIPLPSLREQQLIVSILDETFAAIDKAKENAERNLQNARELFDSYLKSVFANTGNGWERKKLGKISVVNMGQSPKGSSYNTTGDGVPLINGPVEFGGDDPFSKTLKTKFTTEPTKMCKQGDLVLCVRGSTTGRMNIAGFDSCIGRGVASISSAEYQDWINQYINFNRDTIYKLGTGATFPNVSSSTLSNLLIPIPPKEQQRSIIAKLDALSSETKRLEAIYQQKLAALDELKKSVLQKAFNGELTGA; this comes from the coding sequence ATAGAAAAAGACCAATTATCTAAATATATCTTAAATGAAGGCGACATTGTATTTGCAAGAACAGGCGCTACTACTGGCAAAAGTTTTCTTGTTAAAAATCCACCTTTAGCAGTATTTGCTTCGTATTTAATAAGGTTAAAAATCTTAGATTTAGATAAACTAGCACCGGAATTTTTGTTTTTATTCTTTCAAACAAAAACTTATTGGGACAAAATTGAAACTGGCTTATCTGGCAGTGCACAAGGTGGCTTCAATGCTACAAAATTAGCAGATATTTCAATCCCTCTCCCCTCGCTCCGAGAACAACAGCTCATCGTTTCTATTCTGGATGAAACTTTTGCCGCCATCGACAAGGCAAAAGAAAACGCCGAAAGGAATCTGCAAAATGCCCGCGAGCTTTTTGATTCGTATCTGAAAAGTGTTTTTGCAAACACAGGGAATGGATGGGAAAGGAAGAAGCTGGGGAAAATTAGCGTTGTAAATATGGGACAGAGCCCGAAAGGGTCTTCTTATAATACAACTGGTGATGGTGTACCTTTAATTAATGGTCCAGTTGAATTTGGTGGAGATGACCCTTTTTCAAAAACTCTAAAGACAAAATTTACGACTGAACCAACAAAGATGTGCAAACAAGGAGATTTAGTTTTGTGTGTTCGTGGCTCAACGACAGGAAGAATGAACATTGCAGGTTTTGATTCCTGTATAGGTAGAGGTGTGGCATCAATAAGCTCTGCAGAGTACCAAGACTGGATAAACCAATATATCAATTTCAATAGAGACACAATATATAAACTAGGGACTGGTGCAACTTTTCCCAATGTTTCATCTTCCACACTTAGCAACCTCCTCATACCAATTCCACCAAAAGAACAACAACGCTCCATCATCGCCAAACTAGACGCTCTTTCCTCTGAAACTAAAAGACTCGAAGCAATCTACCAGCAAAAACTGGCTGCACTGGATGAACTGAAAAAATCAGTCCTACAGAAAGCTTTCAACGGCGAACTTACAGGTGCATAA
- a CDS encoding class I SAM-dependent methyltransferase — protein sequence MRGKQQSIKTAEGMALVRAIEAQKPEDVRICYDPVALSLVNRIRFVLSKLVIGSGIYGLMFGGAIEFITARERYIDDFLKACLSESLDQVVILGAGFDTRAYRIAGIEKTQVFEVDHPATQEVKLKRLKKVINPLPDHVTFVQVDFDTQMLGERLPASGYDEQGKTLFIWQGVTMYLTPEGIDSTLAFIANHSGPGSAVIFDYFYNETLYDMKTVRWITRVIGERLIFGIDEGQIEPFLIRRGSRKIHNATTGELKRLYFTGPNAGRPISTGVAIASARTGKTEINSCPHDPVPVA from the coding sequence ATGAGAGGTAAACAGCAATCCATTAAAACAGCCGAAGGAATGGCCCTTGTGCGCGCAATCGAGGCGCAGAAACCGGAAGACGTGCGGATTTGCTATGATCCCGTTGCCCTTTCATTGGTAAACCGTATCAGGTTTGTCCTCAGCAAACTGGTGATTGGTTCCGGTATTTACGGCCTGATGTTCGGGGGAGCGATAGAATTTATCACAGCCAGGGAGCGGTATATAGATGATTTCCTCAAGGCATGCCTGAGTGAAAGTCTCGATCAGGTAGTCATTCTTGGAGCCGGGTTCGATACGCGCGCATACCGCATCGCGGGAATCGAGAAGACGCAGGTATTCGAAGTCGATCACCCGGCAACGCAGGAAGTCAAGCTGAAGCGGTTGAAGAAGGTAATCAACCCCCTGCCTGATCATGTCACCTTCGTCCAGGTGGATTTCGATACCCAGATGCTCGGTGAGCGCCTGCCCGCAAGCGGCTACGACGAACAGGGCAAAACGCTGTTTATCTGGCAGGGCGTGACCATGTACCTTACTCCGGAAGGAATTGACAGCACGCTGGCTTTTATCGCCAACCATTCAGGGCCGGGCAGCGCAGTGATCTTTGACTATTTTTACAACGAAACTCTGTACGACATGAAGACCGTGAGGTGGATAACAAGGGTGATCGGTGAGAGGTTGATTTTCGGGATTGATGAAGGCCAGATAGAGCCGTTCCTTATCCGGCGTGGCTCCCGTAAGATCCACAACGCAACAACCGGAGAGCTAAAACGGCTCTATTTTACCGGTCCGAATGCCGGACGCCCGATTTCCACGGGTGTTGCCATTGCGTCGGCAAGGACTGGTAAAACCGAGATTAATTCATGCCCTCATGATCCTGTTCCTGTCGCATAA
- the hsdR gene encoding EcoAI/FtnUII family type I restriction enzme subunit R, translated as MNEAQTRAELIDPKLIKSGWGVVEGSKILREYHLTLGRIQTGGKRAKPLIADYVLVYKDRKIAVIEAKSDELEVGEGVAQAKNYAEKLHIETTFSSNGKEIYQICMKTGAEGLIDRFPTPDELWNKTFSTQDHWRDTFSRVPFENLGGTKNIRYYQEIAVNNTMAAIAEEKQRILLTLATGTGKTFIAFQIAWKLFHTRWNLNRDGRRRPRILFLADRNILADQAFNDFSAFPEDALVRISPKEIAKKGSVPTNGSIFFTIFQTFMSGPENTPYFGEYPADYFDFIIIDECHRGGANDESNWRSIMEYFSPAVQLGLTATPKRNDNVDTYKYFGEPVYIYSLKEGINDGFLTPFKVKRIKTTLDDYIYTPDDQVIEGEVEEGKIYTEVDFNKIIEIKEREAKRVKIFLSEIDQKEKGIVFCATQTHAAVVRDLINQYKDSNEPNYCVRVTANDGSLGEEYLRKFRDNENTIPTILTTSQKLSTGVDARNIRNIILMRPINSIIEFKQIVGRGTRLFDGKEYFTIYDFVDAYHHFADPEWDGEPLEPESKPELPKKVKDPKEPYISSKEDEKEAKKKLKIKLRDGKEREIQHMISTSFWSADGKPISAQEFLQNLFGILPEFFKDEKELRTIWSSPMTRSTFLEKLAEAGYGMDELTTLQKLIDAEKSDLFDVLEYVSFALQPVTREMRVNRAQSRIYEGLNEKQKEFLDFVLSKHIETGVGELSQDKLPGLLELKYHSISDAMTVLGGITKTRELFVGFQEYLYAPIVA; from the coding sequence ATGAATGAGGCGCAAACCCGGGCAGAACTCATAGACCCGAAGCTTATTAAGAGCGGTTGGGGTGTAGTCGAAGGTTCAAAAATCCTTCGGGAATACCATCTAACTTTAGGTAGGATTCAGACCGGTGGAAAACGCGCCAAACCTCTCATAGCTGATTATGTACTTGTGTATAAAGACCGCAAAATTGCAGTTATCGAAGCCAAAAGTGACGAACTTGAAGTGGGCGAAGGCGTGGCACAGGCCAAAAATTATGCCGAAAAACTGCACATTGAAACGACTTTTTCTTCTAACGGCAAAGAAATTTATCAGATCTGCATGAAAACTGGTGCAGAAGGATTAATAGATAGGTTTCCAACGCCTGATGAATTGTGGAACAAGACATTTTCCACTCAAGATCACTGGAGGGACACTTTTTCTCGTGTCCCATTTGAAAATTTGGGCGGCACAAAAAACATTCGATATTATCAGGAAATTGCAGTCAACAATACAATGGCTGCCATTGCCGAGGAAAAACAGCGTATCCTGCTCACCCTGGCAACCGGTACAGGTAAGACCTTCATCGCTTTTCAGATAGCATGGAAACTTTTCCATACGCGATGGAACCTGAATCGTGATGGTCGACGCAGGCCAAGGATTCTGTTCTTAGCAGATAGAAACATATTAGCTGACCAGGCTTTTAACGATTTTTCAGCCTTTCCGGAAGACGCGCTGGTGCGTATCAGCCCAAAAGAGATAGCAAAAAAAGGAAGTGTGCCGACTAATGGGAGCATTTTCTTTACTATCTTTCAGACCTTCATGAGCGGCCCGGAAAACACGCCTTATTTTGGTGAATATCCTGCAGATTACTTTGATTTTATTATCATTGATGAATGTCATCGAGGCGGTGCAAATGATGAAAGCAATTGGCGAAGCATTATGGAATACTTCTCTCCTGCGGTCCAGCTTGGTTTAACTGCAACGCCCAAACGCAATGACAATGTAGATACCTACAAATACTTCGGTGAGCCGGTATACATCTACTCACTTAAAGAAGGCATTAACGATGGCTTTCTTACTCCTTTTAAAGTAAAACGTATAAAAACCACATTAGACGACTATATTTATACTCCTGATGACCAGGTAATTGAGGGTGAGGTCGAGGAAGGTAAGATCTATACAGAAGTCGATTTCAATAAAATCATCGAAATTAAAGAACGTGAGGCAAAGCGGGTAAAGATATTTCTTTCTGAAATTGACCAGAAGGAAAAAGGTATTGTTTTCTGTGCCACTCAAACTCACGCAGCGGTAGTCAGGGATCTAATCAATCAATATAAGGATAGCAACGAGCCGAATTACTGTGTCCGTGTTACTGCTAATGACGGTTCCCTTGGAGAAGAGTACTTGCGCAAGTTTCGGGATAACGAAAATACTATTCCAACGATTCTCACCACTTCGCAAAAACTTTCCACTGGTGTTGATGCCCGAAATATCCGAAATATCATTCTCATGCGGCCAATAAACTCCATCATCGAGTTTAAGCAGATAGTTGGACGTGGCACGCGGCTGTTCGATGGAAAAGAGTACTTCACAATTTACGATTTTGTAGATGCATACCACCATTTTGCCGATCCCGAATGGGATGGCGAGCCGCTGGAACCAGAATCTAAACCTGAGCTGCCGAAAAAAGTAAAAGACCCGAAAGAACCCTACATTTCGTCAAAAGAAGACGAAAAAGAGGCAAAGAAAAAACTGAAAATAAAGCTGCGTGACGGCAAAGAGCGCGAGATTCAACACATGATTTCCACCTCTTTCTGGAGTGCAGACGGCAAACCGATTTCAGCACAGGAGTTTTTACAAAACCTGTTCGGCATTTTACCTGAATTTTTTAAGGATGAAAAGGAGCTTCGTACAATCTGGTCTAGTCCGATGACGCGCAGCACATTCCTTGAAAAACTTGCCGAAGCAGGTTACGGTATGGATGAACTTACAACGTTACAAAAACTTATAGATGCTGAAAAAAGCGATTTGTTTGATGTACTGGAATACGTCTCTTTTGCCTTGCAACCAGTGACAAGAGAAATGCGGGTAAACAGGGCTCAATCAAGAATTTATGAAGGATTAAATGAGAAGCAAAAAGAGTTTCTGGATTTTGTCCTTTCTAAACATATAGAAACAGGTGTTGGAGAACTCAGCCAGGATAAATTGCCAGGACTTCTTGAACTCAAATATCATTCAATAAGCGATGCTATGACAGTATTGGGCGGGATTACCAAAACAAGAGAACTATTCGTTGGATTTCAAGAATACCTTTACGCGCCGATTGTTGCATAA
- a CDS encoding toxic anion resistance protein, translating into MAFTMEVPDEAAIKSEVDEQVKPVSEEIAQLQAVAERNVAEILTLDIDEFAKKKDILQSIESFGAASMKSSAAKNSLLQVTVGNLSRDGDEGGVVAKGLMNLNRELKDLDPSLVDFTRTRILGKLFDPVRDYFARYQKADSAIADIIVSLDKGKTILKNDNTTLELEQQALRNLTKKLMKEVQLGTLMDKSIETQIGAAKARNEDPENVKFVTEEVLFPLRQRIMDMQQMIVVNQQGVMATELVIRNNKELMRGVERAKNVTITALRTSVMVAGALYNQKIVLKKIQMLNETTNIIISSTSQMLKENGVEIQKQSMESNISVETLKTAFADVMEALDSISTYKQEALPKMRDTINQFKELAAKSEEQIQQLEKGHKLEL; encoded by the coding sequence ATGGCTTTTACTATGGAAGTGCCCGATGAAGCGGCGATTAAGAGTGAAGTAGATGAGCAAGTTAAACCGGTATCGGAGGAAATAGCCCAGCTTCAGGCTGTGGCAGAGAGAAATGTTGCGGAAATTCTGACCCTGGATATCGATGAATTTGCCAAAAAGAAGGATATCCTCCAGTCAATCGAGTCTTTTGGGGCTGCCTCGATGAAAAGCTCGGCCGCTAAAAATTCTTTGCTGCAGGTGACAGTCGGGAACCTGTCCAGAGACGGCGACGAAGGCGGTGTTGTGGCAAAAGGCTTAATGAATTTGAACCGAGAACTAAAAGACCTGGACCCCAGCCTGGTTGATTTCACCAGGACCAGGATCTTAGGCAAGCTGTTCGACCCGGTCAGGGACTATTTTGCCAGATACCAGAAAGCAGATTCGGCAATTGCGGATATCATTGTCTCTCTGGACAAAGGGAAAACAATTCTGAAAAACGATAATACTACTCTGGAGCTCGAACAGCAGGCATTGCGCAATTTGACTAAAAAGTTAATGAAAGAGGTCCAGCTCGGTACCCTGATGGACAAATCGATTGAAACGCAGATCGGAGCGGCTAAAGCCAGGAACGAAGACCCGGAAAACGTTAAATTTGTCACTGAAGAAGTCCTATTTCCCCTGCGGCAGCGGATTATGGATATGCAGCAGATGATTGTCGTCAATCAGCAGGGTGTAATGGCGACAGAGCTGGTGATAAGAAATAATAAGGAACTGATGCGCGGGGTAGAAAGGGCCAAAAATGTGACGATTACCGCCTTGCGGACCTCAGTGATGGTTGCCGGGGCCCTCTATAACCAGAAGATTGTCCTGAAGAAGATTCAAATGCTCAATGAGACCACGAATATTATCATCAGCAGCACCTCCCAAATGCTGAAGGAAAATGGGGTGGAAATCCAGAAACAATCAATGGAAAGCAATATCTCTGTCGAGACGCTGAAGACTGCCTTTGCCGATGTCATGGAAGCGCTGGATTCCATCAGCACCTATAAACAGGAAGCTCTGCCCAAAATGCGGGATACTATCAATCAGTTCAAGGAACTGGCCGCCAAAAGCGAAGAACAGATTCAGCAGCTGGAGAAGGGTCATAAACTGGAGTTATAG